The Longimicrobium sp. nucleotide sequence GGGCATTCCGGCGGACAAGCTCGATGCCATCTTCGAGCCGTTCGTGCAGGTGGACCCGGCGCTCACCCGCATCGCCGAGGGAACCGGGCTGGGGCTGGCCATCAGCCGCGACCTTGCGCGCGCCATGAACGGGGACCTGCGCGTCACCAGCCGCGAGGACGAGGGGAGCGTGTTCACCCTGGTGCTTCCGCGGGGGAGCGCCTGAGCGGGCAACCATCTTCGGCCCCGCCACGTCCTATGCGTGCGTGAAGGGCATCAGCGACGCACCGGCGCACTTCCGCACGCAGGCACGGTCCCTTAGTTTGCAGGGATTTTGCCCCAGCAGGCACCCTGTCCCACACGAGCGCCCCCGATGAACCAAGCCGCCCAGACCGCGCGGGTAACCCCGACGCGGACGGAGCCCGTTTTCGCCGCCGAGACGTACCGCCCGCCCTTCCTGTGGGCGTTCGCCGCGGCTGCCGCGCTGTTCGTGCTGTACGCCATCACCCTGGCGCCCACGACGGCGTTCTGGGACACCAGCGAGTACATCGCCACCGGGCACGTGCTGGGCGTTCCGCATCCGCCGGGAAACCCCACCTTCGTCCTGGTGGCCAAGGCCTGGTCGCTGCTGCTGTCACCGCTGGGGCTGCCGGTGGCCGTGCGCATCAACCTCTTCTCGGCGTTCATGACGGCGGGGGCCTCGTTCTTCTGGTTCCTCGTCGTTCACCGCATCCTGGCGTACTTCACCCCCAGCGAGCTGGTGCGCCGGGTGGGCGCCGCGGCGGCGGTGATCGTTTCGGGAACGGCGTTCACGGTGTGGAACCAGAGCAACGTGAACGAAAAGGTGTACACCGTCACGCTGTTCACCATCGCGCTGATGTCGTGGGTGGCGTTCCGCTGGCGCGACCGGGTAGAGGCGCACTCCGGGCAGAAGACCGGCCGCTGGCACGACGACAACGCCATGCTGTTCGTGCTGTACGTGCTGGCGCTTTCCATCGGCAACCACAAGATGGCGTTCCT carries:
- a CDS encoding ATP-binding protein, yielding GIPADKLDAIFEPFVQVDPALTRIAEGTGLGLAISRDLARAMNGDLRVTSREDEGSVFTLVLPRGSA